GGGATCGTCAGGCTGGCTGCGGATCTCGGGCCGGGTCACCCGCTCGATTGCCGAAATCAGCCGCGACAGCCATTTCCGCTCGTCGCGCAACGACCGCCACGCTTTGGGCCGCCAGGCTTTCGGCCGCAAAGTCTTGAACTTCTGCGCCATGATTTTCGTCCTCGACGTCCTGTCCTCGGCCCGTGCCGGAAAACACGGAATACCCGCTTGATGTTCCAATGGAGACGGCCGGAAAAAGAAAATTGGCCAGATGTGAACTGCTTCACACGACACCGGCGCATGGCGGCCTAGACCAACCCCATGACCCGGAACACACGCGAACCATATTTCGGCGCGCCCAACGACCTGCGCATCGACTATGCCCTGATCGCGACGGGTATCGGCGCCGCGCTTTTCGCGCTGCTTTACCTCCTCCTGACCTGAATACGACTGCAAACGGCGAGCAAATCCCGGGCTCTGGTGGAGTTTTGGATAATCCGCTCCACCGGGCCACGTGGGCATTTGTAGACTTCAGTCGGCAGAAGGTTCACGCCTACGGCGCGCCATGCCACGTCCCGCTCCGGAGCGGGTGATTCTGGTGCCCAGCCGTCAAGCGGAATGCGGGGGTCTTTCCGAATCCTTGCCCGATCCACATTCCTCTTTGTGTGAATCGTGAATAAGACAGCTTCCGCCTTTCGCTCGCTACCCGGCGAGCGCTTTATCGCTCCCCCCGGGGCCGACACCCCAACAACGACCCCAATCAAGAATAATCTGAACCATGGCTCCGACTGATTCGACCGTCCTGAAGCTCGCGCCCGACGCCGGAACCCCGGCCTATCGCAGCGCTCCGCACAATATCGAGGCGGAACAGAGCCTGTTGGGCGCGATCCTGGTCAACAACGACGCCTTTTACCGGGTCTCGGACTTCCTGGAGCCCAAGAACTTCTTCGAACCGATCCACCAGACGATCTTTGAGACCGCCAGCAGCCTGATCCGGATGGGCAAGGTCGCAACCCCCGTGACCCTGAAGACCTTCCTGCCAGCCGATACCGACATCGGCGGCATGACGGTTGGCCAATACCTCGCCCGTCTTGCGGCGGAGGCGACCACCATCATCAACGCCCAGGACTACGGGCGCACGATCTACGACCTGTCGCTGCGGCGCGACCTGATCGGGATCGGCGAGGACATGGTTAATGTCGCCTATGACGCGCCGGTCGATTTTGCGCCGCGGGCTCAGATCGAGGATGCCGAGCGCAGGCTCTACGAACTCGCCGAATCCGGCCGCTATGACGGCGGCTTCCAGAAATTCTCGCAGGCGCTGACGGTTGCCATCGACATGGCGGCGAAGGCGTTTCAGCGCGACGGCAAGCTGTCAGGCATCGCCACCGGCCTGCGCGACCTCGATACCAAAATGGGCGGACTGCAGTCCTCCGACCTCATCATCGTGGCGGGCCGTCCCGGCATGGGCAAGACCTCGCTTGCCACCAACATCGCCTACAACATTGCCCGCGCCTATCAGGGCGAAGTCCAGCCGGACGGCACCATGAAGGCGGTCAATGGCGGCGTTGTCGGCTTCTTCTCCTGCGAAATGTCGGCCGAACAGCTCGCGACCCGTATCATCGCCGAGCGCACCGGAATTCCATCGAGCCATATCCGGCGCGGCGGCATCACCGAGGGCGATTTCGAGAAGATCCGCGACTACTCGATCGAGCTGCAGTCGCTGCCGTTCTACGTCGACGAGACCGGCGGCCTCTCGATCGCGCAGCTCATGGCGCGCGCCCGCCGTCTGAAGCGGCAGAAGGGCCTCGACCTGATCGTGATCGACTACATCCAGCTTCTGCAGGGCAGCGCCAAGCGCTCCGACAACCGCGTGCAGGAAGTCACCGAGATCACCACGAGCCTGAAGGCGCTCGCGAAAGAGCTCAACGTCCCCGTGATCGCGCTGTCGCAATTGTCTCGCCAGGTCGAAAACCGCGACGACAAACGCCCGCAGCTTTCGGACCTGCGCGAATCCGGCTCGATCGAGCAGGACGCCGACGTCGTGCTGTTCGTGTTCCGCGAGGAATACTACCTCGCCATGAAGGAGCCGCGCCCCGGCACCGAAGAGCACACCAAATGGCAGACCGACATGGAACGGGCGCTCGGCCGCGCGGAAGTCATCATCGGCAAGCAGCGCCACGGCCCGACCGGCACGGTGGAATTGCATTTCGATGCTTCGGTGACGCGGTTCGGCGATCTCGCGCATGACGGCCAGTTGCCTGATCGCGCCTACTAGCGGCGGGAGCCGAAATCGATTGAAAAATCGCCCGGCGCCGCATCCGATTGTTCGGTTGAACCGCCCCTGCCCGGCGCGTAAAACGGCGACATGAACATCATTTCCGATCCGAGGCCGGTGGGCGGCATTCTTTCGCCCGAGGCCAATCAGGCGGCGGCACTCGCGACCGCCACCGGCATCTTGACCGTCGACCTCGACGCCATCGTCGCCAACTGGCGCAAGCTGGAAAAGACCGGCGTTCCCGCCGAATGCGCCGGGGTCGTCAAGGCCAACGCCTATGGCTGCGGTATCCCGCCCGTGGCGCGCGCCCTCGCCGCGGCCGGCTGCAAGACCTTCTTCGTCGCAACCCTCGACGAGGCGCGGGCGCTGCGCGGCGCATTGCCGACGACGACCATCTATGTGCTCAACGGCTTCTTCCAGAATTCGGGCGATGCCTACGCCAAGATCAACTGCCGGCCCGTGATCGGTGACCTCAACGAGCTCGCCGAATGGGACGTGTTCTGCCGCCGCTCGGGCTGGCACGGCGGCGCCGCCATCCATATCGACACCGGCATGAACCGGCTGGGGCTGACGATCGCGGAAGCGCAGGGCATCATCCCGCGTATCAGTGCCGGCGATCACGGCATCACGCTGGTGATGAGCCATCTCGTCTCGGCCGAGCAGCTCAACAGCCCGGTCAACGCCAGGCAGCTTGCGACCTTCCGCGAGATCGCAAGCCGGTTTTCCGGCGTGCCGGCCTCACTGTCGAACTCGTCCGGCATCTTCCTCGGCGCTCAATTCCAGTTCGACCTGGTGCGGCCGGGCGCGGCGCTCTATGGCGTCAATCCGACGCCGGAGGCCGACAATCCGATGCAGCCGGTGGTTGAGCTCAAGGCGCGCATCGTGCAGATCCGCAATGTCGAGCGCGGCGAAACCGTCGGCTATGGCGGCACCTGGACGGCGCGACGCTCGACCAGGCTTGCCATCGTGTCGGCAGGCTATGCCGACGGCTACTTCCGCGCCGCCAGCGCCAATGACGGCACCCGCGGCGCCGAAGTCGTGGTCGCCGGCAAGCGCTGCCCGGTCGCGGGGCGGATATCGATGGACCTGACGGCCGTCGACATCACCGACCTGCCGACGAACGCGGCGCGGCGCGGCCACATGGTGACGCTGCTCGGCGACGGCATCACCGTCGACGAGCTCGCGCATCATTTCGGCACCATCGGCTATGAGGTGCTGACCAGCCTCGGCACGCGCTACGCCCGTGTCTACAAGGGCGGCGAAACCGCCGGACCACGGGCGGACTCCATCGCAGCCCCATCCTGACGCCGCGTCGCTCTACTGCTTTCTGCTGTCGAGCGCCTTCTTGCAGGAATCGCTGAGCTGATTGCGTTGGCCGTTCAGGCAGGCGACGATCCGGCCCCCGCCCGGCGCGATGCCCGCGCAGAACTTCTGGTAGTCGGCCTTGCAGGCGCCGCGCTGGTCTGCCGTCGCGGTCTGCGCCGAAGCCGCATTGGAAAATCCAATCAATACGGCAAGAATAACGAAACACGGCTTCGACATGGAACCTCCCGTGACGGTCGACGGACCCGCCCACCGCCTCTCTACATGAAGATCGCGACCTTCAACATCAACAACGTCAACCGCCGGCTGCCGAACCTGCTCGCCTGGCTGAGCCGCGCGCGGCCCGACGTCGTCGCGCTGCAGGAGCTCAAGGCCGCCGACAACGAATTTCCGGCAGCGGCGCTCGCGAAGGCCGGCTTCAACGCGGTCTGGCGCGGACAGAAGACCTGGAACGGCGTCGCCATCCTCGCGCGCAAGGCAACGCCGGTATTGACCCGCTCCGAGCTGCCCGGCGATCCCCACGACAAGGAAGCGCGCTACATCGAGGCCGCCGTGCGCGGCGTCATCGTGGCCTGCCTCTATCTGCCGAACGGCAATCCGCAGCCCGGGCCGAAATTCGACTACAAGCTCGCCTGGTTCGCGCGGCTGCGCCGCCACGCTGCGACGTTCATCAAGCAGGAATTGCCGGTCGTGCTTGCCGGCGACTACAACGTCGCGCCGACGCCGCGCGACATCTATCCGACGCGTTCATGGGACAAGGATGCCCTGATCCAGCCCAAAAGCCGCGCCGCGTTCGCGTCACTGGCCAAGCAGGGCTGGACGGATGCGATCCGCACCCTGCACCCGGACCAGCCGATGTTCACCTTCTGGGACTACAAGCGCAACCGCTGGCCGCGCGACGCGGGCCTGCGGCTCGATCATCTGCTGCTGAGCCCGACGCTGGCGCCGCGCCTCTCCAAGGCAGGCGTCGACCGCGACGTGCGCGCAGAGGACGGCGCGAGCGATCACGCGCCGGCATGGATCGTGCTGCGCTAGTCACCAGAGGTTCTTGCCGTCGATCACGGTCACCGGCACCGCGGCCAGATCGAAATCGTCGAACAGCCGCGAATTGACGCCGACCTTCGGATTGTCGAAGTCCGGTTGTCCGCTCGACCAATCCGGGGATTCCGAATAGGTGCCGCAACCGCAAGCCGCGCAGAAATGATGTTTGACGGTCCGGCTACCCCACTGATACGTCGCGACATCGTCTGGCGACGACGTCAGGCGAAATTGCGCGGGCCGGTAATAGGCCCACAGCGCGCCGCGCTTCGAACACAAGGAGCAGGTGCAGCTTGTCACCGTCGACGGTGCCTCGTTGACCTCGAACTGCGTCTTGCCGCAATGGCAGCTTCCCTTGATAGCCACGCCTCGCTCCTCTCAATCAATCCGACCGGAACAGACCGATAGCGCGGGTCTGCTGACAGCATGATGTCAGCAGCCGGCAGCAGGCGTCAGCATCAAAAGCGGCGGCGCCGGACCGACGCGTCCCGCCGCACTGCCAGCACGGCGCCTTAATGCACGATGCCTCCGGCGTTGAGGTCGACGCCCTTGGGGTCCTTGATCGTGGACACCGCAGCAAGCGAGATGATCGACAGGATCATGATGTAGACGCCGATCGCCCACGAGCTGCCGTAGACGCCAATGATCCATTGCGCGATCATCGGCGCGAAGGCGCCGCCGAACACCGCTCCGAGCGCATAGCCGACCGACACGCCGGAGTAGCGCACGTTCGCCGGATAGAGCTCGGCGTAGAGCGCGGCTTGCGGGCCGTAGGACAGCCCGAGCCCGAGCGTCAGGCCGGCGGCGGCGACGAAGAACAGCAGGATGTTCTTGCTGTCGATCAGGAACCACATCGGCACGGCCCACAGCACCATGATGGCGTAGCCGACCTGGAAGGTGCGCACGCGTCCCCATCGGTCGCCAAGCACGCCGCCGGTGAGCGTGAAGATGAACCAGGTGACGGCGCCGAGCGTGGAGACCAGCAGAACCTGATCGACCGGCATCTTCAGCGTGTTCAGCGCGTAGCTGATCATGAAGGCGATGAAGATGTAGCCGGCCGCATTGTTCGCCATGAAGATCAGCGCGGTTCGCAGGATCTCGCGGCTATGGCCGCGCAGGAGGTCGCGCAGCGGCGCGGCGGATTCCTTCTGGCGGCGGACCATTTCGGCGAAGACCGGCGATTCCTCGACCGAGCGGCGGATGATCGCACCGATGACGATCAAGACGATGGAGAACAGGAACGGCACGCGCCAGCCCCATTCCGTCATCGCCGGCTTGCCTAGCCAATTGGTCAGGATCCACAATGCACCGGTGGCGAGCACCATGCCGATCGGCGTGCCGATCTGCGGAAACGAGCCGAAGAAGCTGCGCTTGCCGACCGGGGCATGTTCGACGGCCATCAACGCCGCGCCGCCCCATTCGCCGCCTGCGGAAAATCCCTGCAGGATGCGCATCAGGATCAACAATGCCGGTGCCCACGGGCCAATTTGCGCATAGGTGGGCAACAGGCCGATCACCGCCGTCGCCACACCCATCAGCACCAGGGTCAGCACGAACAGCGCGCGGCGGCCGATGCGATCGCCCATATGGCCGCAGAAGATCGCCCCCAACGGCCGAAACAGGAACGACAAACCGATGGTCGCGAACGACACGATCTGCGCCAGCAGCGGATTGTTCTGCACCATCGGCCCGAAGAACAAGGGCCCGAACACGAGCCCGGCGGCCTGCGCGTAGACGAAGAAATCGTACCATTCGATCGTCGTGCCCACGAGGGTGGCGGCAAGCACCTTCTTCTCGTCCGCGCTGACGCCTTGTACCGACGCGCCGCCCCGCAGCGCGCCCACTTCAGAAGACACCATGACGTTTCCCCAAGTTCTCTTTATTTAAAGCGTTATCAGATTACCGGATCGTCGCCGCTCCGCGACGCAAAGTCGAGCGCATCTTTCGCGTTTGCACCAAGTGGCGGCGTGATCTGACAGCGGCATCTCGCGGTGCAGGATGGAAAGCGCCATCCCGCAGGCCGCGTTGGCCCGGCCTTCCGGTGCGCGTTAGGCTTTTCACCGATTCGCGGGAGACATCCCCTTGGGCTACCTGTTCATCCTGATCGTCGGCCTGCTCGCCGGCACGATATCGGGCATTGTCGGCACCGGCTCCTCGATCATGCTGATGCCGGTGCTGATCTACGAATACGGGCCGAAGCAGGCGGTGCCGATCATGGCGATCGCGGCCGTGATGGCCAATTTCGCTCGCATCCTTGCCTGGTGGCGCGAGGTCGACTGGCGCGCCTGCGTCGCCTACTCGCTCCCGGGCATTCCGGCCGCGGCACTTGGCGCTCGCACGCTGCTGGCGCTGCCGTCGCGGGCTGTCGACATCGCGATCGGCAGCTTCTTGATCGCGATGGTGCCGGTGCGGCACTGGCTCGCGCGGCATCAGCTCAAAGCGAACCTTTGGCATCTCGCGCTCGGCGGCGCGCTGATCGGATATCTCACCGGCATCGTGGTCTCGACCGGTCCCTTGAGCGTGCCGCTGTTCCTGTTCTATGGCCTCTCCCGCGGCGCGTTTCTGGCCACGGAAGCGGCGAGCTCGCTCGGCCTTTACGTCAGCAAATCCGTGACCTTCGAGCGCTTCGGCGCGCTGAACGCCGACGTCGCGCTCAAGGGCCTGGTCGCGGGCTCCTCGCTGATGTTCGGCGCCTTCATCGCCAAACGCTTCGTGCTGAAGCTCGAGCCCGACATGTTTCGCCTGATCATGGACGGCATCATGATCGCCGCCGGCCTGTCGCTATTGTGGACGGCGATAATCGCCTGATTTTCCTCTTCGGCGCGTTGTCGTGTCCAGCGATTCGCAAAATCATTGCGGCGCGCCCTCCCCGAAGCTGCTATCAGCCTGCATGGCCAAATCCACCCTCTCCTTCGTCTGCCAGAACTGCGGCGCGGCTTATAACCGCTGGCAGGGCAAATGCGACGCCTGCGGCGAGTGGAATACGCTCGCCGAGGAGGACGCCACGGGCTCGGTCCCGGTTTCGATCCGCTCCAAGCGCAAGGGGCGGACCTTCGCGCTGGAGACCTTGACCGGCAAAAGCCAGGACGCGCCACGGCTGTCGTCCGGCATGGCCGAACTCGACCGCGTCACCGGCGGCGGCTTCGTGCGCGGCTCAGTGCTCCTGGTCGGCGGTGATCCCGGTATCGGCAAGTCGACGCTCTTGACGCAGGCCACCAGCCAGCTCGCCCGCGCCGGCCATCGCGTCGTCTATATCTCCGGCGAAGAGGCGGTGGCGCAGGTGCGGCTGCGCGCCGAGCGGCTGGGGCTGTCGGACGCGGCGGTGCAGCTTGCGGCGGAAACCTCGGTCGAGGACATCGTCTCGACGCTGTCGGAAGGCGCCGTGCCGCGGCTGATCGTAATCGACTCCATACAGACCATGTGGACCGACACGGTGGAATCCGCACCGGGCACGGTGACCCAGGTGCGCGCCTCGGCGCAGGCCCTGATCCGCTTTGCCAAGAAATCGGGTGCGGCGATCATCCTCGTCGGCCACGTCACCAAGGATGGCCAGATAGCCGGCCCCCGCGTGGTCGAGCACATGGTCGATGCGGTGCTTTCCTTTGAGGGCGAAGGTTCGCAGCAGTTCCGGATCCTGCGCGCGGTGAAGAACCGCTTCGGCCCGACCGACGAGATCGGCGTGTTCGAGATGACGGGGCTTGGCTTGCGCGAGGTTTCCAATCCCTCCGAGCTGTTCCTGTCGGAACGCGACCTCGGCAGCCCGGGAACGGCCGTCTTTGCCGGGATTGAGGGCACCCGCCCGGTCCTGGTCGAGCTGCAGGCGCTGGTGGCCCCGACCTCGCTCGGCACCCCGCGCCGGGCGGTGGTCGGCTGGGATCCGAGCCGGCTCTCCATGGTGCTCGCGGTGCTCGAGGCCCATTGCGGGGTCAAGCTTTCCGGCCATGACGTCTATCTGAACGTCGCCGGCGGGTTGCGCATCCAGGAACCCGCGGCCGATCTCGCCGCCGCTGCCGCCCTGGTTTCATCGCTGGTGAATGCGCCGCTGCCGACGGATGCGGTCTATTTCGGCGAGGTTTCTCTCTCGGGCGCGGTCCGCCCGGTGGCGCAGACCAACGCTCGGCTGAAGGAGGCGGCCAAGCTCGGTTTCGCCGGCGCGATCCTGCCCGAATCGGCCCGTGGCGAGGTCGGCGGGGACGCCGGGCTCAAGCTGGACGCGGTTGGCAATTTGACCAGCCTTGTCGCCGAAATTGCCGCCCGCGGTTCACCAAGAAGAAACCACAACCGAGACGAGACCCGGGAAGAGCCCAAGCCTGAGAAAAATACCACACCTGCGAGATTCCGCCGTCAGGACGGCTAGCCGGGCGTGACGTTCCCGGCCCGCGCCGCTATACAACCCGCGCGCAAGATGGGCTGGACAGCGCGATCTCCAGCCTTGCGGGATGGCCGCTCTGCCCCTCAGCTAGGACGGCACCGACGCGCCGATTCGCAAACAGGGTAATGGACGAGCGGACCTGACCAGCCGATGCCGATAACGATACTTGATCTGATCTTGCTCGGGGTGATGCTGGTCTCGGGCCTGCTTGCGATGGTGCGCGGCTTCATGCGCGAGATCCTGTCGATCGCCGCCTGGGGCGCGGCGGCGCTGGTGACGCTTTATTCATTTTCCAAGCTGCTGCCGACCGCCAAGACCTATTTCAGCAATGACACCGTGGCTGCGGTCGTGGTCGTGGCCGGCGTCTTCGTCGGCACCCTGATCGTGGTTTCCATTATCACGGTGCGGATCTCCGACATGATCCTGGATTCCCGAATCGGCGCGCTCGACCGCACGCTGGGCTTCCTGTTCGGGCTCGCCCGCGGCCTCCTGATCGTGGTTGTGGCGTTCCTGTTCTTCTCCTGGCTGGTGCCGGAGAAGCAGCGCCCGGACTGGGTTACGGGGGCGAAATCCCGGGTGGTGCTGCAGGGAACCGGCGATTGGCTGATGTCGCTCTTGCCGGATGACCCCGAGAACACCATCTTGAAGAGGTTCAAGAAAAACAAACCGGACGACGACCAGACTGATGCCGAGCCGTCCTCGCCGGGCGGCAGCGACGGCTACAGCAAACCCGCTCGCGACAGCCTCAAGAAGCTGATCGAGAAGCCGGCGCGCTGAGCCGCAGAGCCAGAGAGAGAGGCCGCGATGGACGAGATGCAAAACCCCGCCGGTGCCGGCTGGCTCGACCTGGACCACGGCTCGGCGGGGATTGAACTACAAGAGGATCTCGAAGGGGACACGCTGCGCGAGGAGTGCGGCGTGTTCGGCATTTTTGGCCACCCCGACGCCGCCGCGATCACCGCACTCGGGCTGCACGCCCTGCAGCACCGCGGCCAGGAAGCCGCCGGCATCGTCTCCTTTGACGGCAACCGCTTCCATTCCGAACGGCGGCTAGGGCTGGTCGGCGACACTTTTTCCCGCCGCGAGGTGATCGAGCGGCTGCCTGGCAACGTCGCGATCGGGCATGTCCGCTATTCCACGACCGGCGCCACCATCCTGCGCAACGTGCAGCCGCTGTTCGCCGAGCTCAACGCCGGCGGCTTCGCCGTCGGCCATAACGGCAACCTCACCAACGGCCTGACCCTGCGCCGCGAGCTCGTCAAAAACGGCGCCATGATGCAGTCCACCACCGACACCGAGGTGATCCTGCACCTGGTGGCCCAGAGCAAGCGCAATCGCTTCATCGACCGTTTCATCGAGGCGCTGCGCACGATCGAAGGCGCCTATTCGCTGGTGTCGATGACCAACAAGAAGCTGATCGGCGCCCGCGACCCGCTCGGCATCCGCCCGCTGGTGCTCGGCGAGCTCGACGGCTGCCCGATCGTGACGTCGGAGACCTGCGCGCTCGACATCATCGGCGCCAAATATGTCCGCGACGTCGAGCCCGGCGAGATCCTGGTGTTCGACGACAACGGCGCGCACAGCCACAAGCCGTTCCCGCCGAAGCCGCCGCGGCCCTGTATCTTCGAATACATCTATTTCTCGCGACCGGATTCGACCGTCCACGGCCGCTCGGTCTACGAGGTGCGCAAGGCGTTCGGCGCGCAGCTTGCGAAGGAAAGCCATGTCGATGTCGACGTGATCGTGCCGGTGCCGGACTCCGGCGTGCCGGCGGCGGTCGGCTACAGCCAGCATTCCGGCGTGCCGTTCGAGCTCGGCATCATCCGCAACCACTATGTCGGGCGCACCTTCATCCAGCCGACCCAGAGCATCCGGGAATCCGGCGTGAAGATGAAGCACAACGCCAATCGCGCCGCGATCGAGGGCAAGCGCATCATCCTAATCGACGACTCGCTGGTACGCGGCACCACCTCGAAGAAGATCGTGCGCATGATGCGCGACGCCGGCGCGCGCGAGGTACATTTCCGCCTCGCCTCGCCCCCGATCCTCTATCCTGATTATTACGGCATCGACTTGCCCGACCGCGGCGGCCTGCTCGCGGCGACCCATACGCTGGAACAGATGCGCGAGATCATCGGCGCTGATTCGCTCGCCTTCCTGTCGATCGACGGCATGTACCGCGCCATGGGCGAGCCCGGCCGCGACCCCGCGAACCCGAAATTTGCCGATCACTGCTTCACCGGCGACTATCCGACCAGCCTCACTGACCAGAGCGAGGCCGAGCATCAGACGCGCCAGCTCTCGCTCCTCGCCGAAGCAAGCTAAGCCGTCGTCCCGGACAAGCGAGCGAAACGCGATCCGGGACCCATAACCACCGACGTTCCTTGTCTTGAACACGGTTAAACACGAGCAGCTTTCTCCCTCATAACTGTCACGGCGTATGGGTCCCGGCTTTCGCCGGGACGACTGCCGAGAAAACCGTTTTTCATGACCCTCCCCCTCGCTTCCCGCATCGCTCTCGTCACCGGCGCCTCGCGCGGCATTGGCTTTGCCACCGCGAAAGCGCTGGCCAAAGCGGGCGCGCACATCGTGGCGGTGGCGCGCACCCAGGGCGGGCTCGAAGAGCTCGACGACGAGATCCGGAAGGACGGCGGCAGCGCCACGCTGGTGCCGCTCAGCCTCGCTGACACCGACGGCATCGCGCGGCTGGGTGCTGCGCTCCATGAGCGCCACGGCAAGCTCGATATTCTGGTGGGCAATGCCGGCGTCCCCGGTCCGTCATCGCCGCTTGGCCATATCGACCTCAAGCCGTGGAGCGACGTGATCGCCATCAACGTCACGGCGAACTTCCAGCTCATCCGCTGCATGGAGCCGCTGCTGAAGCAATCCGATGCCGGCCGCGCCGTGTTCCTGACCTCGGGCGTCGCCCAGAAGGCATCGGCCTATCTCGGCCCCTATGCGGTCTCGAAGGCCGCTCTGGAGACCCTGGTGCGGGTCTGGGC
This genomic interval from Bradyrhizobium sp. NP1 contains the following:
- a CDS encoding replicative DNA helicase; this encodes MAPTDSTVLKLAPDAGTPAYRSAPHNIEAEQSLLGAILVNNDAFYRVSDFLEPKNFFEPIHQTIFETASSLIRMGKVATPVTLKTFLPADTDIGGMTVGQYLARLAAEATTIINAQDYGRTIYDLSLRRDLIGIGEDMVNVAYDAPVDFAPRAQIEDAERRLYELAESGRYDGGFQKFSQALTVAIDMAAKAFQRDGKLSGIATGLRDLDTKMGGLQSSDLIIVAGRPGMGKTSLATNIAYNIARAYQGEVQPDGTMKAVNGGVVGFFSCEMSAEQLATRIIAERTGIPSSHIRRGGITEGDFEKIRDYSIELQSLPFYVDETGGLSIAQLMARARRLKRQKGLDLIVIDYIQLLQGSAKRSDNRVQEVTEITTSLKALAKELNVPVIALSQLSRQVENRDDKRPQLSDLRESGSIEQDADVVLFVFREEYYLAMKEPRPGTEEHTKWQTDMERALGRAEVIIGKQRHGPTGTVELHFDASVTRFGDLAHDGQLPDRAY
- the alr gene encoding alanine racemase, with amino-acid sequence MISDPRPVGGILSPEANQAAALATATGILTVDLDAIVANWRKLEKTGVPAECAGVVKANAYGCGIPPVARALAAAGCKTFFVATLDEARALRGALPTTTIYVLNGFFQNSGDAYAKINCRPVIGDLNELAEWDVFCRRSGWHGGAAIHIDTGMNRLGLTIAEAQGIIPRISAGDHGITLVMSHLVSAEQLNSPVNARQLATFREIASRFSGVPASLSNSSGIFLGAQFQFDLVRPGAALYGVNPTPEADNPMQPVVELKARIVQIRNVERGETVGYGGTWTARRSTRLAIVSAGYADGYFRAASANDGTRGAEVVVAGKRCPVAGRISMDLTAVDITDLPTNAARRGHMVTLLGDGITVDELAHHFGTIGYEVLTSLGTRYARVYKGGETAGPRADSIAAPS
- a CDS encoding GFA family protein, whose translation is MAIKGSCHCGKTQFEVNEAPSTVTSCTCSLCSKRGALWAYYRPAQFRLTSSPDDVATYQWGSRTVKHHFCAACGCGTYSESPDWSSGQPDFDNPKVGVNSRLFDDFDLAAVPVTVIDGKNLW
- a CDS encoding sulfite exporter TauE/SafE family protein, with translation MGYLFILIVGLLAGTISGIVGTGSSIMLMPVLIYEYGPKQAVPIMAIAAVMANFARILAWWREVDWRACVAYSLPGIPAAALGARTLLALPSRAVDIAIGSFLIAMVPVRHWLARHQLKANLWHLALGGALIGYLTGIVVSTGPLSVPLFLFYGLSRGAFLATEAASSLGLYVSKSVTFERFGALNADVALKGLVAGSSLMFGAFIAKRFVLKLEPDMFRLIMDGIMIAAGLSLLWTAIIA
- a CDS encoding transcriptional regulator, with amino-acid sequence MAQKFKTLRPKAWRPKAWRSLRDERKWLSRLISAIERVTRPEIRSQPDDPRLRARVRARLARPALPRATSRSAYRTRN
- the purF gene encoding amidophosphoribosyltransferase translates to MQNPAGAGWLDLDHGSAGIELQEDLEGDTLREECGVFGIFGHPDAAAITALGLHALQHRGQEAAGIVSFDGNRFHSERRLGLVGDTFSRREVIERLPGNVAIGHVRYSTTGATILRNVQPLFAELNAGGFAVGHNGNLTNGLTLRRELVKNGAMMQSTTDTEVILHLVAQSKRNRFIDRFIEALRTIEGAYSLVSMTNKKLIGARDPLGIRPLVLGELDGCPIVTSETCALDIIGAKYVRDVEPGEILVFDDNGAHSHKPFPPKPPRPCIFEYIYFSRPDSTVHGRSVYEVRKAFGAQLAKESHVDVDVIVPVPDSGVPAAVGYSQHSGVPFELGIIRNHYVGRTFIQPTQSIRESGVKMKHNANRAAIEGKRIILIDDSLVRGTTSKKIVRMMRDAGAREVHFRLASPPILYPDYYGIDLPDRGGLLAATHTLEQMREIIGADSLAFLSIDGMYRAMGEPGRDPANPKFADHCFTGDYPTSLTDQSEAEHQTRQLSLLAEAS
- a CDS encoding CvpA family protein, which gives rise to MPITILDLILLGVMLVSGLLAMVRGFMREILSIAAWGAAALVTLYSFSKLLPTAKTYFSNDTVAAVVVVAGVFVGTLIVVSIITVRISDMILDSRIGALDRTLGFLFGLARGLLIVVVAFLFFSWLVPEKQRPDWVTGAKSRVVLQGTGDWLMSLLPDDPENTILKRFKKNKPDDDQTDAEPSSPGGSDGYSKPARDSLKKLIEKPAR
- the radA gene encoding DNA repair protein RadA; its protein translation is MAKSTLSFVCQNCGAAYNRWQGKCDACGEWNTLAEEDATGSVPVSIRSKRKGRTFALETLTGKSQDAPRLSSGMAELDRVTGGGFVRGSVLLVGGDPGIGKSTLLTQATSQLARAGHRVVYISGEEAVAQVRLRAERLGLSDAAVQLAAETSVEDIVSTLSEGAVPRLIVIDSIQTMWTDTVESAPGTVTQVRASAQALIRFAKKSGAAIILVGHVTKDGQIAGPRVVEHMVDAVLSFEGEGSQQFRILRAVKNRFGPTDEIGVFEMTGLGLREVSNPSELFLSERDLGSPGTAVFAGIEGTRPVLVELQALVAPTSLGTPRRAVVGWDPSRLSMVLAVLEAHCGVKLSGHDVYLNVAGGLRIQEPAADLAAAAALVSSLVNAPLPTDAVYFGEVSLSGAVRPVAQTNARLKEAAKLGFAGAILPESARGEVGGDAGLKLDAVGNLTSLVAEIAARGSPRRNHNRDETREEPKPEKNTTPARFRRQDG
- a CDS encoding MFS transporter; translated protein: MVSSEVGALRGGASVQGVSADEKKVLAATLVGTTIEWYDFFVYAQAAGLVFGPLFFGPMVQNNPLLAQIVSFATIGLSFLFRPLGAIFCGHMGDRIGRRALFVLTLVLMGVATAVIGLLPTYAQIGPWAPALLILMRILQGFSAGGEWGGAALMAVEHAPVGKRSFFGSFPQIGTPIGMVLATGALWILTNWLGKPAMTEWGWRVPFLFSIVLIVIGAIIRRSVEESPVFAEMVRRQKESAAPLRDLLRGHSREILRTALIFMANNAAGYIFIAFMISYALNTLKMPVDQVLLVSTLGAVTWFIFTLTGGVLGDRWGRVRTFQVGYAIMVLWAVPMWFLIDSKNILLFFVAAAGLTLGLGLSYGPQAALYAELYPANVRYSGVSVGYALGAVFGGAFAPMIAQWIIGVYGSSWAIGVYIMILSIISLAAVSTIKDPKGVDLNAGGIVH
- a CDS encoding cysteine rich repeat-containing protein, whose amino-acid sequence is MSKPCFVILAVLIGFSNAASAQTATADQRGACKADYQKFCAGIAPGGGRIVACLNGQRNQLSDSCKKALDSRKQ
- a CDS encoding exodeoxyribonuclease III encodes the protein MKIATFNINNVNRRLPNLLAWLSRARPDVVALQELKAADNEFPAAALAKAGFNAVWRGQKTWNGVAILARKATPVLTRSELPGDPHDKEARYIEAAVRGVIVACLYLPNGNPQPGPKFDYKLAWFARLRRHAATFIKQELPVVLAGDYNVAPTPRDIYPTRSWDKDALIQPKSRAAFASLAKQGWTDAIRTLHPDQPMFTFWDYKRNRWPRDAGLRLDHLLLSPTLAPRLSKAGVDRDVRAEDGASDHAPAWIVLR